Proteins encoded in a region of the Zea mays cultivar B73 chromosome 4, Zm-B73-REFERENCE-NAM-5.0, whole genome shotgun sequence genome:
- the LOC100383873 gene encoding cullin-associated NEDD8-dissociated protein 1 isoform X1: MANLNITNILEKMTGKDKDYRYMATSDLLSELNKESFKADQDLEPKLTITVLQQLEDASGDVSGLAVKCLAPLVKKVGEDRVVEMTNKLCDKLINGKDQHRDTASIALKTIIAEVTTPSLAEKILLSLAPQLIKGVNTAKSAEIKCECLDILADVLHRFGNLITKDHEYMLNALLSQLGSNPASVRKKSISCIASLAPSLSDDLLAKATLQVVQLLKNRGAKSEITRTNIQMIGSLSRSVGYRFGPHLAETVPLLISYCTSASENDEELREYSLQALESFMLRCPRDISPYCEGILNLALEYVSYDPNFTDSMDEDTDEEAKEEDDDDESANEYTDDEDASWKVRRASAKCLSAIIVSRPEMLSKMFLEACPKLIERFREREENVKMDIFNTFIELLRQTGNVTKGQGDIDESSPRWLLKQEVPKVVKSINRQLREKSIKTKVGAFSVLKELVVVLPDCLADHFGSLVPGIEKALNDKSSTSNLKIEALVLTRLVMASHSPSVFHPYIKALSAPILSAIRDRYYKVTAEALRVCGELVRVLRPNLETTSVDFKPYIGPIYNAILGRLANQDQDQEVKECAISCMSLVVSTFGDGLERELPACLPILVDRMGNEITRLTAVKAFSVIANSPLRIDLSCVLDHVVSELTAFLRKANRALRQATLGTLNSLVVTYGGQIGSSSYETIIAELSTLISDMDLHMTALALELCCTIMVDRKSIQNVGLAVRDKVLPQALVLIRSALLQGQALQALQRFFASLVQSANTSFDALLESLISAAKPSHSGSLAKQALSSIAKCVAVLCLAAGDQKCASTIEMLKGILKDDSTTNSAKQHMALLCLGEIGRRKDLSNHVQIENIVIESFQSPFEEIKSAASYALGNIAVGNLSKYLPFILDQIDNQQKKQYLLLHSLKEVIVRQSVDHTGQSELQDSNIEKILALLFNHCESEEEGVRNVVAECLGKISLIEPKKLVPALEVRTSSPAANTRATVAIAIKYSIVERPEKIDEIMYSKISTFLMLIKDSDRHVRRAAVLALSTAAHNKPNLIKGLLPEILPLLYDQTVIKQELIRTVDLGPFKHVVDDGLELRKAAFECVDTLLDSCLDQVNPSSFIVPFLLSGLGDHYDVKMPCHLILSKLADKCPSAVLAVLDSIVEPIEKTISHKPKGDAVKQEVDRNEDMIRSALRAISSLSRISGSDYSIRFKNLMNKITATPALAEKYNSVRGE; the protein is encoded by the exons ATGGCAAATTTAAACATAACCAACATCTTGGAGAAG ATGACAGGGAAAGATAAAGACTACAGATATATGGCAACATCAGATCTGCTTAGTGAATTGAATAAAGAAAGCTTCAAAGCTGAtcaagaccttgagccaaagttaACGATTACTGTTCTTCAACAACTTGAGGATGCTTCGGGAGATGTTTCTGGTTTAGCTGTTAAATG CTTGGCCCCACTCGTCAAGAAGGTTGGTGAGGACAGGGTTGTGGAGATGACCAATAAACTTTGTGATAAGTTGATAAATGGAAAGGACCAGCATCGGGATACCGCTAGTATAGCCCTCAAGACAATCATTGCTGAAGTTACTACACCGTCACTTGCTGAAAAGATCTTGCTTTCTCTTGCCCCGCAACTCATCAAGGGTGTCAATACT GCAAAAAGTGCTGAAATTAAATGCGAATGTCTTGATATATTGGCGGATGTGCTTCATAGATTTGGCAACTTGATCACAAAAGATCATGAGTACATGCTCAATGCACTTTTATCCCAATTGGGTTCTAACCCAGCAAGCGTCAGAAAGAAATCTATTTCTTGCATTG CATCACTTGCTCCAAGTTTATCAGATGATTTGTTAGCAAAGGCAACTTTGCAAGTTGTCCAGTTGCTGAAAAATAGAGGTGCAAAATCTGAAATTACCCGAACAAATATCCAGATGATTGGTTCTCTAAG TCGTTCTGTTGGGTACCGTTTTGGGCCACACCTTGCTGAAACTGTTCCTTTGCTTATAAGCTATTGTACAAGTGCATCTGAAAATGATGAAGAGCTCCGTGAATACAGCTTGCAG GCTCTTGAGAGCTTTATGCTCAGGTGCCCAAGGGATATATCCCCATATTGTGAGGGCATCTTGAATCTTGCTTTGGAATATGTGAGCTATGATCCTAATTTCACTGATAGCATGGATGAGGATACTGATGAGGAAGCGAAGGAAGAGGATGATGACGA TGAGAGTGCAAATGAGTACACAGATGATGAGGATGCAAGCTGGAAAGTCCGTAGGGCATCAGCAAAGTGCCTATCTGCAATTATAGTGTCTCGTCCTGAAATGTTGTCGAAGATGTTTCTAGAG GCTTGTCCAAAGTTAATTGAACGATTTCGGGAAAGAGAGGAGAATGTAAAG ATGGATATATTTAACACCTTCATTGAGCTGTTACGCCAAACTGGTAATGTTACGAAAGGACAAGGCGACATCGATGAGTCCAG CCCTCGCTGGTTGCTGAAGCAAGAGGTCCCAAaagttgtcaagtctatcaacAGGCAGTTACGTGAAAAATCAATCAAGACAAAG GTTGGGGCATTTTCAGTACTGAAGGAGCTTGTGGTTGTATTACCAGACTGTCTTGCTGATCATTTCGGGTCACTTGTTCCTGGGATTGAGAAGGCTTTGAAT GACAAGTCTTCTACCTCCAACCTGAAGATTGAAGCCCTTGTATTAACAAGGCTTGTTATGGCTTCACATTCACCATCTGTGTTTCATCCATACATCAAG GCTCTTTCTGCACCTATACTGTCTGCTATCAGAGATAGATATTATAAAGTCACTGCTGAGGCTTTGCGGGTGTGTGGAGAGCTAGTCCGTGTCCTTCGTCCAAATCTCGAG ACAACCTCAGTTGATTTTAAGCCATACATTGGTCCAATCTATAATGCAATACTGGGACGTTTGGCCAATCAAGATCAGGATCAG GAGGTAAAAGAATGCGCCATATCTTGCATGAGTTTGGTGGTCTCTACTTTTGGTGATGGTCTTGAAAGAGAATTACCAGCATGCCTTCCCATACTCGTTGACAGGATGGGTAATGAAATTACAAGACTTACAGCTGTCAAG GCATTTTCAGTTATTGCGAATTCACCTCTACGTATTGATCTCTCGTGTGTCCTGGATCATGTTGTTTCTGAGCTCACAGCTTTCCTTCGCAAG GCCAACAGAGCTCTTAGGCAGGCGACGTTGGGAACTCTAAATTCTTTGGTTGTCACATATGGTGGTCAGATTGGCTCTTCTTCGTATGAGACAATAATCGCGGAACTTTCAACCCTCATAAG TGACATGGATTTGCATATGACCGCTCTTGCATTGGAACTTTGTTGCACAATAATGGTTGACAGAAAATCTATTCAAAACGTTGGTTTAGCTGTTAGAGATAAAGTTTTGCCTCAGGCCCTTGTTTTGATCAGGAGTGCCCTGTTGCAAGGGCAGGCACTGCAG GCTCTTCAGAGGTTTTTTGCATCACTTGTTCAATCTGCAAATACTAGCTTTGATGCTTTGTTGGAGTCCCTTATTTCTGCTGCTAAGCCATCACATTCAGGTAGTCTTGCTAAGCAAGCACTGTCTTCTATTGCTAAGTGTGTTGCTGTTCTATGCTTAGCAGCTGGTGACCAGAAGTGTGCATCTACAATTGAAATGCTTAAAGGCATTTTGAAAGACGACAGCACTACTAACTCT GCTAAACAACACATGGCCTTATTATGTCTGGGAGAAATTGGGAGGAGGAAGGACCTCAGCAATCATGTTCAAATTGAGAACATCGTCATTGAATCGTTTCAATCACCTTTTGAGGAGATTAAGTCCGCAGCATCCTATGCACTTGGAAACATTGCTGTTGGCAACCTCTCCAAGTATTTACCATTTATTTTGGATCAGATTGACAATCAACAGAAGAAGCAATATCTGTTGCTCCATTCACTTAAAGAG GTAATCGTGCGACAATCTGTTGATCATACTGGCCAGAGTGAGCTACAGGATTCAAACATTGAGAAGATATTGGCATTGCTCTTCAATCACTGTGAAAGTGAGGAGGAGGGAGTTCGGAATGTTGTTGCAGAGTGTTTAGGAAAAATTTCTCTAATTGAACCAAAAAAACTAGTCCCTGCTTTGGAG GTACGCACGTCTAGCCCAGCAGCAAATACAAGAGCTACGGTTGCTATTGCTATAAAATATTCAATTGTTGAACGACCTGAGAAAATAGATGAAATCATGTACTCCAAGATATCTACTTTCTTGATGTTGATTAAAGACAGCGATAGG CATGTGAGAAGAGCAGCAGTTCTGGCTTTGAGCACAGCAGCGCACAACAAGCCAAATTTGATTAAAGGTCTTCTTCCAGAGATATTACCTCTTCTATACGACCAAACTGTTATTAAG CAAGAGTTAATCAGGACAGTTGATCTTGGGCCTTTCAAACATGTTGTAGATGATGGTCTTGAACTCAGGAAAGCTGCCTTTGAATGTGTGGATACTTTATTGGACAGTTGTCTTGATCAAGTGAATCCATCGTCCTTCATTGTACCTTTCCTCTTGTCTGGTTTAGGTG ACCATTACGACGTGAAAATGCCTTGCCATTTGATTCTATCAAAGCTAGCAGACAAGTGCCCTTCCGCCGTCCTTGCTG TCCTGGACTCCATAGTTGAACCAATCGAGAAAACTATAAGCCACAAACCCAAGGGGGATGCAGTGAAGCAGGAGGTTGATCGGAACGAGGACATGATCCGCAGCGCTCTCAGGGCAATATCTTCTCTAAGCCGCATAAG CGGCAGCGACTACAGCATACGGTTCAAGAATCTGATGAACAAGATAACGGCCACCCCCGCGCTCGCCGAGAAGTACAACTCGGTGCGCGGCGAATGA
- the LOC103656026 gene encoding uncharacterized protein, translating to MRSNVRLFGCLHCIQTLHPLVQNPLPSLAPAARQEFPFLLGLAGRARERPAVASQPSVVPSSSSPPFFLPVRAGFVVISVRVLEKKAQGMAEDSVQVIGEVQDVVEVHAGTDQRGRGAMRWTSVMSAFVLRRMCQLISSGVRTDKGFKEVHLNQVAKALQEFIGSEVTGTQVYNHLRKWRQRWMRVAKLRELSGANWDEDLCMISLEDEHYNGHIKAHPKDAEFLNKPIENYKEMMTIFGTGLATGKYAMGSNEALGSPCEGATSSVKTDSLDEDKSGKSVDEGAKMWGEATKDMKEGSSGVGNKRKRSVLSDEDTLMLSKMTDAVKDVAAAIRETKVELWLGT from the exons ATGAGATCCAATGTCCGGCTGTTTGGTTGCCTGCACTGCATCCAGACGCTGCATCCGCTCGTGCAAAACCCCCTCCCCAGCCTGGCTCCAGCGGCACGCCAGGAGTTCCCGTTTCTTCTCGGCCTGGCTGGCCGCGCACGCGAGCGG CCCGCTGTGGCGTCGCAGCCCTCTGTCGTcccttcttcttcctctcctccTTTCTTTCTCCCGGTGAGAGCAG GGTTCGTGGTCATCTCGGTTAGGGTTCTTGAAAAAAAAGCGCAG GGGATGGCCGAGGACAGTGTTCAAGTAATTGGGGAGGTGCAGGATGTGGTGGAAGTGCATGCTGGTACTGATCAGCGTGGTAGGGGTGCAATGAGGTGGACTAGTGTTATGTCTGCCTTTGTGCTCCGCCGTATGTGCCAGCTGATCTCAAGTGGTGTTAGAACAGACAAAGGGTTTAAGGAGGTCCACCTGAACCAAGTTGCCAAGGCTCTACAAGAGTTTATTGGCAGTGAGGTGACCGGTACTCAGGTGTACAACCACTTACGTAAATGGAGACAGAGGTGGATGAGGGTGGCAAAACTAAGAGAGTTGAGTGGTGCCAATTGGGATGAAGACTTATGCATGATAAGTCTGGAGGATGAGCACTACAATGGACACATTAAG GCCCACCCTAAGGATGCTGAGTTCTTAAACAAGCCTATAGAGAACTATAAGGAGATGATGACTATATTTGGGACAGGATTAGCAACTGGGAAGTATGCTATGGGTTCAAATGAAGCTTTAGGATCTCCATGTGAGGGTGCTACTAGCTCTGTTAAGACTGATTCACTTGATGAGGACAAGAGTGGTAAGTCAGTTGATGAAGGTGCCAAAATGTGGGGTGAGGCAACAAAGGATATGAAAGAAGGTAGTAGTGGTGTAGGCAATAAGCGGAAGAGGAGTGTGCTCAGTGATGAGGACACTCTGATGTTGTCTAAAATGACAGATGCTGTCAAGGATGTGGCAGCTGCTATTCGTGAGACCAAAGTGGAG CTATGGCTTGGTACGTAG